In Halovivax gelatinilyticus, the following are encoded in one genomic region:
- a CDS encoding ABC transporter substrate-binding protein has translation MANDTSRTPVAGVRRRTMLKGTGVAGVSMLAGCLGGDDDGITIGALQPLSGNFAAWGAAHEAGLEFAVDEVNEEGFLDEEVTVESTDTESDAGDAATAFRRFVEEDGAVGITGPVSSDVGVRTAQIAEELETPMVLHMAGTHQLHTTQSQYSFRLGSLPAPMDLQPQADLIEERGYETIGAIVADYEWGRTVEDQIEELFPAGIDLTVEVTPLGESEFTPYLRDMPDDLDLLVATGHPPGSISIHAQSREIGLEHELTTGAGLPPNVIYEALGEHAETFAHLHVTDVYGDAFADVASRFADERGEQMSTHEGYGYIAGRVFAEAIDTADSTDSTEIAAAIRDIEYETILANPLRYNDWGEIDDVSAFFSTLHEGGPEYFPDGDFHLEEEYQSDPMSADLVEPLVDDER, from the coding sequence ATGGCAAACGACACATCACGGACGCCGGTCGCTGGCGTTCGGCGTCGAACGATGCTGAAGGGGACAGGCGTTGCCGGCGTCTCGATGCTCGCCGGCTGTCTCGGTGGAGACGATGACGGCATTACGATCGGTGCCCTGCAGCCACTATCGGGTAATTTCGCGGCGTGGGGCGCCGCCCACGAGGCCGGTCTTGAGTTCGCCGTCGACGAGGTCAACGAGGAAGGATTTCTCGACGAGGAGGTGACCGTCGAATCCACCGATACGGAAAGCGATGCAGGCGACGCCGCGACGGCGTTTCGCCGTTTCGTCGAGGAAGACGGAGCCGTCGGCATTACGGGACCGGTCTCGAGCGACGTGGGGGTCCGGACGGCCCAGATCGCCGAAGAACTCGAGACGCCGATGGTCTTACACATGGCGGGGACCCACCAGCTTCACACCACCCAATCGCAGTACTCGTTTCGGCTCGGATCGCTTCCCGCCCCGATGGACTTACAGCCCCAGGCCGACCTCATCGAGGAACGAGGTTACGAAACGATCGGTGCGATCGTCGCCGACTACGAGTGGGGGCGGACGGTCGAAGACCAGATCGAGGAACTGTTTCCGGCAGGAATCGACCTGACGGTCGAGGTTACCCCGCTCGGGGAGAGCGAGTTCACCCCGTACCTGCGGGATATGCCCGACGACCTGGACCTGCTCGTCGCCACCGGCCACCCACCGGGTTCCATCTCGATCCACGCACAATCCCGTGAGATCGGGTTAGAACACGAGCTGACGACGGGGGCCGGGTTGCCACCGAACGTGATATACGAGGCACTCGGTGAGCACGCAGAGACGTTCGCACACCTTCACGTAACGGACGTCTACGGGGATGCGTTCGCCGACGTGGCGAGTCGGTTCGCCGACGAACGCGGCGAACAGATGTCGACCCACGAAGGATACGGCTACATCGCCGGGCGCGTCTTCGCCGAAGCGATCGACACGGCCGACTCGACGGATTCGACGGAGATCGCGGCCGCGATTCGCGATATCGAGTACGAGACGATCCTGGCGAACCCGCTCCGGTACAACGACTGGGGCGAGATCGACGACGTAAGCGCCTTCTTTAGTACGCTACACGAGGGCGGACCGGAGTACTTCCCGGACGGGGACTTCCACTTAGAAGAAGAGTACCAGAGCGATCCGATGTCGGCCGACCTCGTCGAACCGCTCGTCGACGACGAGCGGTAG
- a CDS encoding ABC transporter ATP-binding protein translates to MTESLIRAENIDVYYGDLQVLWDVSIEITESDRVVALVGPNGAGKTTLLQVLSGLHSIEDGSITLFGEDGSALRPDQIVKRGFVQVPEARNLFTEMTVAENLEMGAYTQRSERERTAREVYDLFPVLGERRQQRAGTLSGGEQQMLAIGRGLMAKPSVLALDELSVGLAPQLVERVFEKVSEISEEITILLTEQHVHKALELAERAYVIENGRIVAADDAATLLESDRVRNAYLRK, encoded by the coding sequence ATGACCGAGTCGCTGATTCGAGCGGAGAATATCGACGTCTACTACGGCGATCTCCAGGTGTTGTGGGACGTCTCGATCGAGATAACCGAGTCCGATCGAGTCGTCGCGCTCGTCGGGCCAAATGGCGCCGGGAAGACGACGCTGTTACAGGTTCTCTCGGGATTACACTCGATCGAAGACGGGTCGATCACCCTCTTCGGAGAGGATGGGTCGGCGTTGCGGCCCGATCAAATCGTCAAACGTGGGTTCGTCCAGGTTCCCGAAGCCCGCAACCTCTTCACCGAAATGACCGTTGCGGAGAATTTAGAAATGGGCGCGTACACCCAGCGATCCGAGCGAGAACGTACTGCAAGGGAGGTATACGACCTCTTTCCGGTCCTCGGAGAGCGACGCCAACAGCGCGCCGGGACGTTGAGCGGCGGCGAACAGCAGATGCTCGCGATCGGACGTGGACTCATGGCGAAACCCAGCGTCCTCGCGCTGGACGAACTGTCGGTCGGACTCGCACCGCAACTCGTCGAGCGCGTCTTCGAAAAGGTATCCGAGATCAGCGAGGAGATCACGATACTGCTCACCGAACAGCACGTACACAAGGCGCTCGAACTGGCCGAACGCGCGTACGTGATCGAGAACGGCCGTATCGTTGCAGCCGATGACGCAGCCACGCTCCTCGAGAGCGATCGAGTGCGAAACGCGTACCTGCGTAAGTAA